From Triticum aestivum cultivar Chinese Spring chromosome 4A, IWGSC CS RefSeq v2.1, whole genome shotgun sequence, a single genomic window includes:
- the LOC123086983 gene encoding uncharacterized protein At1g28695, giving the protein MVIGPKKARSWTQLPCPHRLLCVPEHCASARFVAVAAVCLLVVVGTYYVLCSPADADGQTEQRFFDMWRRRSAVRAYGGDDLEAALRGAADANRTLILSVLNKAYAEEDGLLDLFVRSLREGEGTAQLLSHVLLVAMDRPAYHRCMSLGGIRCYRLPASRNDTQDLSSEQLYMSDGFIRMMWRRIRLLGDVLKHGYSFIFTDLDVMWLRNPFPSLNRTGEEDLLISSDKFNGRPRDYLSNELNTGFFFVVANNRTAALLARGGSAGLKEQDVLNQMKRRHVFRRLGVRARVLDTARFSGFCQDSRDARQVATVHANCCRTMRAKIADFWAILRAARRLNGTTQLRWPPHSQCAKSWI; this is encoded by the exons ATGGTGATCGGGCCAAAGAAGGCGAGGAGTTGGACGCAGTTGCCATGCCCACACCGGCTGCTCTGCGTGCCGGAGCACTGCGCATCGGCCCGGTTCGTGGCCGTCGCCGCCGTCTGCCTCCTCGTCGTGGTCGGCACGTACtacgtgctctgctcgccggccgACGCCGACGGCCAGACGGAGCAGAGGTTCTTCGACATGTGGCGTCGTCGATCAGCG GTGCGCGCCTACGGCGGCGATGATCTGGAGGCGGCGCTGCGCGGCGCGGCGGACGCGAACAGGACGCTGATCCTGAGCGTGCTGAACAAGGCGTACGCCGAGGAGGATGGCCTGCTCGACCTTTTCGTGCGGAGCCTGAGGGAAGGGGAGGGAACCGCGCAGCTCCTCAGCCACGTCCTCCTCGTGGCAATGGACCGGCCGGCATACCACCGGTGCATGAGCCTCGGCGGCATCCGGTGTTACCGGCTCCCGGCGTCGAGGAACGACACCCAAGACTTGTCGTCGGAGCAGCTCTACATGTCCGACGGGTTTATACGCATGATGTGGCGGCGCATTCGCCTCCTCGGCGACGTCCTCAAGCACGGTTACAGCTTCATATTCACG GATTTGGATGTGATGTGGCTGAGGAACCCGTTCCCGAGTCTCAACCGCACCGGGGAGGAAGACCTCCTGATCAGCTCCGACAAGTTCAACGGACGGCCGCGGGACTACCTCAGCAATGAGCTCAACACCGGCTTCTTCTTCGTGGTCGCGAACAACCGGACGGCGGCGCTGTTAGCCCGCGGCGGGTCCGCAGGCTTGAAGGAGCAGGACGTGTTGAATCAGATGAAGCGGCGGCACGTGTTCCGGCGGCTCGGCGTGAGGGCGCGCGTCCTGGACACGGCGCGCTTCAGCGGGTTTTGCCAGGACAGCCGGGACGCCCGGCAGGTGGCCACCGTGCACGCCAACTGTTGCCGGACGATGCGGGCCAAGATCGCTGACTTTTGGGCCATCCTCAGGGCCGCTAGGCGGCTCAACGGGACGACACAGCTGAGGTGGCCGCCGCACTCGCAGTGCGCTAAATCATGGATATGA